CTCCTCCAGAGCGACGGCACTTCCACCACCGGCAAGGGAGCGGCGGTGTTCGCCGCAGGCGTCGTCGTCGGCCTGATGGCGGGCCCGGGCCCCGCGATGCTGGCCGAGATGTTCCCGACGTCGGTGCGCTGCACCGGCCTCGGCCTCGCGTACGCCCTGTCCAACGCCGTGTTCTCCGGGTGCGCGGGACTCATCATCACCGAACTGATCAAACGCACCGGCGACGCCGACATCCCCGCCTACTACGCGGCCGGGGCCTGCGCCCTGAGCATGCTCGCCCTGCTGACGCTGCGCGGAAACGACCACCGGGAGCCACTGCGATGAAGGTCATCGGCCTGATGTCGGGCACTTCCTACGACGCGATCGACGCGGCGGCCACCGAACTCACGCTCGCAGACGGCGTGTTGACGCTCACACCCCTCGGCATGATCAGCACCCCGTACGCCCCCGGCCTGCGCTCCGCCCTCGCCGGGGCGCTCCCCCCGTCCCGTACCACCCTGGCCGAGGTGTGCCGCCTGGACACCTTGATCGGCCAGGCATTCGCCTCCCTCGCCGTCCGAGCCAACGACGAACTCTGCGCAGGGCAGGCGGAGTTGATCGCTTCGCACGGCCAGACCGTCTACCACTGGGTGTCGGAAGGAGAGGCGTACGGCACCCTCCAGCTGGGCCAGAGCGCCTGGATCGCGGAGGCGACCGGCCTCACCGTCGTGTCCGACTTCCGGCCCCGGGACCTGGCGGCGGGCGGCCAGGGCGCCCCTCTGGTGAGCCTCCTGGACGTACTCTGGCTGCAAGGCCGCCCCGGCACACCGGTCGCCCTGAACCTCGGCGGAATCGCCAACATCACGGCTTTCACCGGGAGTTCCCCCCTCGCCTTCGACACGGGCCCCGCCAACGCCCTGCTCGACGCGGCCGTCCAGGACCTGACCGGCGGCCGTCTCGCCTACGACGCGGAGGGCGCGTTCGCCGCTTCCGGCCAGGTACACGACCCGTTGCTGCGGCAACTGCTGGCCGAGCCGTACTACCGCCTCCCCACCCCCAAGACCACCGGCAAGGAACTCTTCCACCTCCCCTACCTCCGCACAGCCCTCGCCGACTTCACCGCCCTCCCCGCCGCCGACGTCCTGGCCACCCTCACCCGCCTCACTGCCAGGACCGTCGCCGACGCGGTACGCCCACTGGGCGCGACGGAGGTGATCGCTTCGGGCGGCGGCACCCGCAATCCGACCCTGATGACGGCCCTCCGCGACGAACTAGGCCCCGGCGCCCCGCTCCGCACCTCCGACGTCCTGGGCCTCCCCTCGGACGCCAAAGAGGCGTGCGCCTTCGCCCTCCTGGGCTTCCTCACCCTGCACGGCCTCCCGGGCAACGTGCCCTCCTGCACCGGGGCGAGAGGCCCCCGCGTCCTCGGCACCGTCACACCGGGGACCCGCCCCCTCCTCCCTCACCCCGCGAGCGCCCCCGTGAGGCGGCTCGTCCTGGGCCGGGCGCCGAACACACCACCGGCAGGTGCACCTGGCGGGAGCCGGGGCCAGGCTCCCGCATCCCCCGTGTGCCCGGCCCCTGCCCCCTCCGCGCGGAAGTCCCCCTTCTCTTCCGCTGGTTGACACGCTAGAAGCAAGGGAGCGGGGGCACTCGCCACAGCGCGCACGACCACTCGCCGTACCGCGCAACGCCGACGGCACACCACGGAAGGGGGCCCGTATGAACGACACCGTCCCTTCGGAGGCCACCCCCACAGAAGCCAATCCGACAACGCCCACCCCACTGCTCACTCCACCGCTCGCCCCGCCGCTCGCCCACGCCGAGGAACTCCAGCACACCGTTTCCGGCTTCCTCGTCCCGCTACGGGTGACCGCCCCGCCCCGCCCGCCCTTCCACGCCACCGTCGCCTCCGCGGGGGACGCCGCCCTCCACGCGGGCCGCCTCCGCAGCACCCCGCACTCCGTACTGCGCACACCGGGCCTGATCTCCTCCTCCGACCCCGACCTCTTCAAGGTCACCCTCCACCTCTCCGGCACCGCCCACGCCGAACAGGGCGACGGACAACACCGAGCCCACCCCGGAGACCTGCTCGCCCTGGACACCACCCACCCGTACGCCCTCCACCTGCCCGACCCGTGCGACGTCGTCGTCATCGGCCTCCCCCGCGGCCTGCTCGGCCCGTACGCCCGCACCCTGGCCCGCCGCAGCGGAATCCCGATCCCCTCCGACACCGGCACGGCCGCCCTCTGCGCGGCCCTCCTCACGGCCCTCGGCGACCAGGTCGACACCCTCTCCGGCAACCGCTCCGCCTACGTACTCGACGCGGTGACCGGCCTGCTCATCAGCACCCTCACCGACATCCCCGGCGAACGCGTCGAAACCCCCGCCGCCGCCTTCGTGGACCGGATCGTCCTGCACACGCTCGCCCGCCTGCGCGACCCGGACCTGTGCGCGGAGTCGGTCGCCGCCCACCACAGGATCTCCGTACGGCGGCTCCACCAGCTCTTCCAGAGCCGCGACCGCACGTTCACCGCCTGGCTCCGCCACGAACGCCTCGTCCGCATCCACCGCGACCTGTCCGACCCGGCCCTGTCCCACCGCACGGCCACCTCCATCGCCGCCGACTGGGGCCTGCTGGACGGCGCCCACCTCTCCCGCGCCCTGCGCGAGGAATTCGGCTGCACGGCCGCGGAGTTGCGCCGGTTCGCCCTGCCGGAGACCGGCCGCCCTCAGCCCGTCTCCGCCAGCACCAGAGCGCGCGGTGAGGCCACCAGCTCCTCCAGCGCGACGACCGCTTCGGGCCGCACCGAGTAGCAGATCCGCACCCCGCGCCGGGACCACACCCACCGGCACGAAGCGGCCCGGGAAAAAGAAAAGTCGTGCCGGATTTCTCCGACACGACTTCCGACCCGCGAAAACGCTGGTCGGGACGACAGGATTTGAACCTGCGACCCCTTGACCCCCAGTCAAGTGCGCTACCAAGCTGCGCCACGTCCCGATACTCGCCTGACCTGGGGTTTTCCCCGGCCGAGCTCGTACGAGAACAATACCGCACATCAGGACGTGGTTGCGAACGCCTTTGCCCAGGTCATGCGCGTCGATCAGCGGGGTCGGCCCGCCCCGCCGACCTGAGGGGCTTGACCTCAAGTCCACTTGATGTCTGAGAGTCGTGTGTATGACGACACAGACGCACGAGATGACACAGACGCGCGAGACGACACAGACACAGGGGAAGCAGACCGCGTACGGATACCCGGACCTGGGGCGCTTGATGGGCCTGATGACGGGGGACGAGAAGCACGGTCCCGCCGCGACGTCGACCCTGGACGCGCTCTGGGTGCTCTACGACCGGGTGTTGCGCGTGACCCCGGAGACCGCCGAGGACAGGGAGCGGGACCGGTTCCTGCTGTCGAAGGGGCACGGCCCGATGGCGTACTACGCGGTGCTCGCCGCCAAGGGGTTCTTCGGCGAGGAACTGCTGCCGGGCTTCGGATCGTACGACTCGCCGCTCGGGCACCACCCGGACCGCGTACTGGTCCCGGGAGCCGAGATCGGCAGCGGTTCCCTCGGGCACGGTCTGCCGTTGGCGGTCGGTACGGCGCTGGGGCTGCGGGCGCAGGGGCTCACCGACCCCGCCGTATGGGTGCTGCTCGGAGACGCGGAACTGGACGAGGGCAGCAACCACGAGGCGCTCGCCTTCGCCGGACCGGCCGGACTCGACAGGCTGCACGCGCTCGTCATCGACAACACGTCCGCCACACACGGCTGGCCCGGCGGGATCGCCTCCCGTTTTGAGGCCGCAGGCTGGTCCGCCGCCACGGTCGACGGCCGCGACCACGAGGCGCTGTACGCCGCGTACACCGCCCCGCACCCGGGCCGCCCGCACGTGGTCGTGGCCCGCGTGGAACCCAAGAACTGATCCTCTCGCCCCCCTTAACAGACTTGCCGAGCACAGGAGTTGACCATGGATACGATGCGGGACCGCTTCATCGCCACCACCTCACGCCTGCTGGACGAGGACCCCAGGGTCGCGGTCGTCCTCGCCGACATCAGTGCGGACGGCTTCTCGGCCACCCGGCGCGCGCATCCGGACCGGGTGGTGAACGTCGGCATCCGGGAGCAGTTGCTCGTGGGGGCGGGGGCCGGAATGGCGCTCACCGGGATGCGGCCGGTGGTGCACACCTTCGCCAGCTTCCTCGTGGAGCGGCCCTTCGAGCAGGTGAAGCTGGACTTCGGGCACCAGGGAGTGGGCGGCGTACTCGTCAGCGCGGGCGCCTCCTACGACTGGCCGGCGGGCGGGTTCACGCACATGGCGCCGGGCGACGTGGCGCTGCTCGACACGCTGGAAGGGTGGACGGTGCACGTGCCGGGGCATCCCGACGAGGCGGAGGAGCTGCTGCGGCACGCCGTGGCCGACGGGGACGAGCGGGTCTACGTACGGCTGTCGTTGCAGAGCAACGCGCGGGCGCGAGAGGTGCGGGGCGACGGGGGGTTCGTCACCGTGCGGGAGGGGCGCGGCGGGACCGTGGTCGCCGTCGGGCCGATGCTCGACGACGTACTGGACGCGGTGGCGGGGCTGGACGTGACCGTCCTGTACGCGGCCACCGTGCGGCCCTTCGACGGCGCGGCACTGCGGGCCGCCGGGCACGCCGATGTCGTCCTCGTCGAGCCGTACCTCGCCGGGACCTCGACCGCCGCCGCGAACGACGCGCTCGCCGACCTCCCGCACCGGGTGCTCGGTCTGGGCGTCGGGCAGCGCGAACTGCGCCGGTACGGGGACATGACCGAACACCTCGCGGCGCACGGGCTCGACGCGGCCTCGCTGCGGGAGCGGATCGGTGCGTTCCTCCGCCAGCGGTGACGCTCAGCGTTCGGGGTCGGCCAGTTCCGGGTGCAGAGCGAGCAGTTTGCGCGGGGCGGCCTGCCGCCAGGAGTCGAGGAGGACGGTGCGGAGTTCCTCCTCGTCCTCCAGGGCGGACAGGTTCGCCCGCAGCCAGTCGTAGTTGTCGTCGTGTCCGGGCTTGACGAAGAACTTCTCCGGTTCCGCCTGGATCAGTTCGGCGCGTTCCTCCTTCGGGCACTTGAAGGCCACCGACGTGTCGTCCTCGCTCAGCGCCGCGAAGAGCTTCCCGCCCACCCGGAAGGTGGGGCTGCCCCAGGCGAGCTTCTCGGCAGTGTCCGGCAGGGCGAGCGCGACCCTGCGTACGTCCTCGGCATCGGTCATGGGAAAACGGTACGGGCAGCCACTGACAATCGGCCCGGCCACCGCGCCGACCTGCCCCTGCGCACCCGTGCCTGTCCGCCCGCGTCTATACGTGCTTGTCGAGCCAGGCCGTCAGGTCGTCGTGGACCTCGTCCCTGTTGGTCTCGTTGAGGATCTCGTGGCGGGCCCCCTCGTACCCCTTCCAGGTGAGGTCCTCGACGCCCGCGTACCGCAGGTCCTCCAGGAGTTCGTGCACCAGGGTCATGCCCTGGTTGCAGGGGTCCTCGGTGCCGACGGCCAGGTGGAAGGGCAGGTCGGCCGGGACGCGGGCCAGGTTGCGGGGGTCGTTGAGCTTGCGGATGCCGCGCACCCAGTCGAGCGAGAGGCCCGTGCTGAAGGGGAATCCGCAGCGTTCGTCGGCCGCGTACGCGTCGACCTCGGCCTCGTCGCGCGACAGCCATTCGAAGCCGGTGCGGTGGGTGAAGGCGTCGTTGAAGTTCGCGAACCGGTCCGCGGTGAAGGAGGCGATCGAGTCCCGGCCCGCCGCCTCGGCCCGCCGCTCCAGGTCCGTGGCCGCCGCTTCGAGGTCGGTGCCGGGCAGGGAGCGGAAGACCCCCGACAGGATCACCCCGGCCAGCCCGTCCGGGTACTCCTGTGCGTAGTCGCGGGCCAGCATCGCGCCGAGGCTGTGCCCGAGCAGCACCACCGGCACGCCCGGGTGCAGGGCACGGGCCTGGTCGCCGACCGTGCGCAGGTCGGCGACCATGTTCCGCCAGCCGTCGTCGCCCGCCACGCCGAGCCCACCGGTGCCGGTGGCGGTCGCACCGTGACCCCGGTGGTCGCAGGCGAGGACCCCGTACCCGTGGGCGACGAGGTGGCG
This is a stretch of genomic DNA from Streptomyces sp. NBC_00237. It encodes these proteins:
- a CDS encoding anhydro-N-acetylmuramic acid kinase; the protein is MKVIGLMSGTSYDAIDAAATELTLADGVLTLTPLGMISTPYAPGLRSALAGALPPSRTTLAEVCRLDTLIGQAFASLAVRANDELCAGQAELIASHGQTVYHWVSEGEAYGTLQLGQSAWIAEATGLTVVSDFRPRDLAAGGQGAPLVSLLDVLWLQGRPGTPVALNLGGIANITAFTGSSPLAFDTGPANALLDAAVQDLTGGRLAYDAEGAFAASGQVHDPLLRQLLAEPYYRLPTPKTTGKELFHLPYLRTALADFTALPAADVLATLTRLTARTVADAVRPLGATEVIASGGGTRNPTLMTALRDELGPGAPLRTSDVLGLPSDAKEACAFALLGFLTLHGLPGNVPSCTGARGPRVLGTVTPGTRPLLPHPASAPVRRLVLGRAPNTPPAGAPGGSRGQAPASPVCPAPAPSARKSPFSSAG
- a CDS encoding helix-turn-helix domain-containing protein; this encodes MNDTVPSEATPTEANPTTPTPLLTPPLAPPLAHAEELQHTVSGFLVPLRVTAPPRPPFHATVASAGDAALHAGRLRSTPHSVLRTPGLISSSDPDLFKVTLHLSGTAHAEQGDGQHRAHPGDLLALDTTHPYALHLPDPCDVVVIGLPRGLLGPYARTLARRSGIPIPSDTGTAALCAALLTALGDQVDTLSGNRSAYVLDAVTGLLISTLTDIPGERVETPAAAFVDRIVLHTLARLRDPDLCAESVAAHHRISVRRLHQLFQSRDRTFTAWLRHERLVRIHRDLSDPALSHRTATSIAADWGLLDGAHLSRALREEFGCTAAELRRFALPETGRPQPVSASTRARGEATSSSSATTASGRTE
- a CDS encoding transketolase, which produces MGLMTGDEKHGPAATSTLDALWVLYDRVLRVTPETAEDRERDRFLLSKGHGPMAYYAVLAAKGFFGEELLPGFGSYDSPLGHHPDRVLVPGAEIGSGSLGHGLPLAVGTALGLRAQGLTDPAVWVLLGDAELDEGSNHEALAFAGPAGLDRLHALVIDNTSATHGWPGGIASRFEAAGWSAATVDGRDHEALYAAYTAPHPGRPHVVVARVEPKN
- a CDS encoding transketolase family protein, whose amino-acid sequence is MDTMRDRFIATTSRLLDEDPRVAVVLADISADGFSATRRAHPDRVVNVGIREQLLVGAGAGMALTGMRPVVHTFASFLVERPFEQVKLDFGHQGVGGVLVSAGASYDWPAGGFTHMAPGDVALLDTLEGWTVHVPGHPDEAEELLRHAVADGDERVYVRLSLQSNARAREVRGDGGFVTVREGRGGTVVAVGPMLDDVLDAVAGLDVTVLYAATVRPFDGAALRAAGHADVVLVEPYLAGTSTAAANDALADLPHRVLGLGVGQRELRRYGDMTEHLAAHGLDAASLRERIGAFLRQR
- a CDS encoding MmcQ/YjbR family DNA-binding protein, which codes for MTDAEDVRRVALALPDTAEKLAWGSPTFRVGGKLFAALSEDDTSVAFKCPKEERAELIQAEPEKFFVKPGHDDNYDWLRANLSALEDEEELRTVLLDSWRQAAPRKLLALHPELADPER
- a CDS encoding alpha/beta fold hydrolase, translated to MTDPVTPGTATAHDGVQIATYTWLPDSGRPRALVQIAHGAAEHAQRYDRFARHLVAHGYGVLACDHRGHGATATGTGGLGVAGDDGWRNMVADLRTVGDQARALHPGVPVVLLGHSLGAMLARDYAQEYPDGLAGVILSGVFRSLPGTDLEAAATDLERRAEAAGRDSIASFTADRFANFNDAFTHRTGFEWLSRDEAEVDAYAADERCGFPFSTGLSLDWVRGIRKLNDPRNLARVPADLPFHLAVGTEDPCNQGMTLVHELLEDLRYAGVEDLTWKGYEGARHEILNETNRDEVHDDLTAWLDKHV